The following proteins are co-located in the Mus caroli chromosome 7, CAROLI_EIJ_v1.1, whole genome shotgun sequence genome:
- the LOC110298568 gene encoding olfactory receptor 490, whose product MAFLENGNHTAVSEFILLGLTDDPVLRVVLFTIILCIYLVTVSGNLSTILLIRVSSQLHHPMYFFLSHLASADIGLSSSVTPNMLVNFLVERSTISYLGCGIQLSSAALFGATECFLLAAMAYDRFMAICNPLLYSTKMSTKVCVQLIVGSYIAGFLNASSFLLSFFSLLFCGQNIINDFFCDFAPLAELSCSDVSVFVVVISFSAGTVTMLTVFVIAISYSYILITILKMRSTEGRQKAFSTCTSHLTAVTLFYGTVTFIYVMPKSSYSMDQNKIISVFYMVVVPMLNPLIYSLRNNEIKGALKRHFDRKTFS is encoded by the coding sequence ATGGCTTTCCTGGAAAATGGGAACCACACTGCAGTGTCAGAATTCATTTTGTTGGGTTTAACAGATGACCCAGTCCTTAGAGTTGTCCTCTTCACCATCATCCTGTGCATCTACCTGGTAACTGTGTCTGGGAACCTCAGCACCATCCTTCTCATCAGAGtctcttcccagctccatcaccccatgtactttttcctcagcCACTTGGCTTCTGCTGACATAGGGCTTTCATCTTCTGTTACTCCCAATATGCTTGTCAACTTCTTGGTGGAGAGAAGCACAATTTCCTACCTTGGATGTGGcatccagctcagctcagctgctCTCTTTGGTGCAACTGAATGCTTCCTTTTGGCTGCCATGGCTTATGATCGCTTCATGGCAATCTGCAACCCATTGCTTTATTCCACCAAAATGTCCACAAAAGTCTGTGTCCAGTTGATTGTAGGATCCTACATTGCTGGGTTTCTTAATGCTTCCTCCtttttactttccttcttttctcttctcttctgtggaCAAAATATAATCAAtgatttcttctgtgattttgctCCTTTAGCAGAGCTCTCATGTTCTGATGTCAGTGTCTTTGTagttgttatttcattttctgctgGCACAGTTACTATGCTAACAGTGTTTGTCATAGCCATTTCCTATTCCTATATCCTCATCACCATCCTCAAGATGCGTTCCACTGAGGGTCGCCAGAAAGCCTTCTCCACCTGTACTTCCCATCTCACTGCAGTCACTTTATTTTACGGAACAGTTACATTCATCTATGTGATGCCTAAGTCCAGCTATTCAATGGACCAGAACAAAATAATCTCTGTGTTCTACATGGTTGTGGTTCCCATGTTGAACCCACTTATCTACAGCCTTAGGAATAATGAGATTAAGGGTGCCCTGAAAAGACATTTTGATAGGAAAACATTCTCTTAG